Genomic DNA from Leptospira broomii serovar Hurstbridge str. 5399:
TGGATCAAATCGTTCGATCACTGGCGGAAAAAGCCGATAAATTGGACGGAATAGAGGAAGTAGTTCTTCGATACAAACCGCCGCGAGACGAGTTGCATGTAGTCTTGGATAAAAACAAAGCAGCAAGGGCTTCTTTAAGCAATTTTGAAATCGGAAGCTTTTTAAAACTTGCGATACAAGGAGGTGTGGCAAGCAAATTTCTGGAGGAAAACCGAGAGATCGATATTCGTATCCGTTTTTCGGAGGAATTTAGAAATTCGGAATCAAGTCTGGAAAAATTTTTTATTAAGAATACCGAAGGAAAATTTACTCCGTTAACCGAGCTTTCGAAGCAAAAAGAATCTAAATCTCCGATTAAAATTTTCCGAAAAAATAAAAAAAGATCCCTCTCTTTCGCATTACGAACCGGAAACGTTTCCCATGCAAAAATTTTCTCGGAATTGCGAACGTTAGCGGGATCGAATCTGCCGGAGAATTATCATATAGAGATGGGGCGAAGCGTTAAAAAGACGATCGAAACCGAAAAAAGAATTTATAGCGTCATTATATATGCATTTTTATTAATATATTTTATTTTGTCCTCGTATTTCGAATCCTTTAAGAGATCGATACTGGTCCTATTGGTTTTACTCTTCCCTTTTTCAGTCACCTTGTTCTTTTTGAGCTATTTATTCGGCTCCTTTACTCTACCGATGTATTTGGGTCTTTTACTTTTAGTAGCTTTGGTGTCTTTTCAAATTATCGTTCGATTTAGGATTAAGGATGCCAAATTTTCCGAGGGTCAATGGACGTCCTTTCTTCCGGCTCTCGTCCTTTTTATGCCCCAAATCTTATTCGCAAAAGAAGGAGGCCAATTTTTACGGGAATTTGAACTGACAATCGTCGCAGGATATCTAATATCCATTTTTTTGACACCTATAACTATAAGATATTTCGAACAGAATTTTACTCTGAAAAAGGTGAAGTCTACTTTAGAAAAATCGGTTTATTCCCTTATCAAAACCCTGAAAAAAATCAGTTCTCGAAAAACGTAGTTTGCGCTAGGGGTTCGTTCTTCCCAAAATCATAGAATCAAGATTAGCTCATAGAACAAGGCTGTTATTGCGGACTATTATCCGACAAACCGAGCGTCGAATAAAATCCATTGGTTTCCTCAGCGCGTTTCAGGATTTTTAGCCAGAATGGAGACGCTTATTTTTTAAGCCGCAAATCCGCTTTTGAGGCGGGCTTCTTCGGATTCTTTTTGGCATCCGCTAGTTTCGTAAATAGATCCTGAAACGGCTTCAGTTCTTTATCTTTCAACTGTGCGAGATCGTAGACGATTTCGTATAATTTCGGTCTAGCCTTCAGGCTATTTAAAAAGAGAAGATCCGAATTTGATAAATCGAATTCCTCCTGTTTTGTGGCGATCGGTTCCCCTTTATTTTCCAAGATATATTTCTTAGAAATTCCGAATCTCTGCATGAGTAGGTCGAGCCTCGCAGGCGGTATTTCCCGATTCCCTTTTTTGTACATGGATAGAGCTGCCTCGGTTATCCCCATTACTTTGGCCGCCATCTTTGGTTTTATCTTTAACAAATCTAGGGCGTGATCAAGACGCCCTCCTTCAGTTTCAGTTGTTGTAATATTTTTTTTTGGCATGCTTTTAAAAGAATCGATTTAATTAACTAGGTTAATTTATGTTGTCCTACGTTCTTACGACTTGTTTACTCTGCTGGAATCGTAAGGGTAGGCAAGTTTAAAAAGGATATAAAATTATCCATTTGGTATAACTCTCTTTCCTCTTAGATAGCAAACTCGATTAATTTCTGAGGTTAAAAATTTACGGAAAACATCTCTTTGGCGGAGAAAATCGATTAGAGAGTATCTAGACAATGAATT
This window encodes:
- a CDS encoding helix-turn-helix domain-containing protein, which codes for MPKKNITTTETEGGRLDHALDLLKIKPKMAAKVMGITEAALSMYKKGNREIPPARLDLLMQRFGISKKYILENKGEPIATKQEEFDLSNSDLLFLNSLKARPKLYEIVYDLAQLKDKELKPFQDLFTKLADAKKNPKKPASKADLRLKK